ACCCCGAACCCGGACCCCGGAACCCGAATCCCGCTCCCCAAATCGTCACACCCGGGCTATCGAGGCCATGGGACCCGAGACCGCGGGGGCAACGTGAACTCACCAGCCGCCGCCGCCACCGCCTCCGCCGCCACCACCGGAGGAACCGCCCGACGAGCCGCCGGAGGAGCCCCCGGAACTGGTGCCGGGCGCGATGGACGACGACGATATCTCCGACGACATGGCGGACGCGATCGAACCGGAGAAGCTGCTCATGCCGCGGCGGTCCCACAGGTCGCCGTCGTACCAATAGGGACGGTAGGCGTTGTGGCGCGGGTCGTCCCGCTGCGCGCCTTCGAGTTCGGCGGCGAAGCGGCCGGCCCATTCGGTATCGAGGTCGAGCGCCATCGCGTAGGGAAAGTACGCGTTGAACTCGATGGCCTCGGGCGTGGTCATGGTCGCGGACTGCGGCAGGTTGCGTCCGCCATCGAGGTATGCGCGGAACCCGTCGATCTCGTCGAGCGCGCGGCGGCCGAGTTTCGTGGGCGACTTCATGAGTTGGTAGAACAGCCAGTTCATCGCGGCCAACACGACGATAAGCGGCAACACCCAAAACGCGTTGCTCCCGAACATGATCGCGGTCACGAAAATCTCCGCTGCGAAAAACGGGGCCGCGAACGCCGTAATGAACAGCGCGCTGGCGAATTGGCCGATGCCTTTGAATGCGAGCCGCCACGCCGCCACGACCATGTGCGCGAGCAGAAAACACCCGAGCGACCAGAACGTGAGCCAGATGCCGAGGAACAATATGGGCTTGTCGGCCTGGTGGGGAGAAAGGAACAGCGCCGCGCCGATCGTGCCCATGGCGAGCAACGTGCCGGGAAGGGCGTAACCGGCGTTCGTGATGAAGTACCGTGTCTCGTACTGCGCGCGCAACGCGTCGTGGCACGCCTTGATCGCTTTCGATATCCGCGCATGGTTGGCTTGTTTGAACGTGACCGAATCGCCTTTTCGCAGCAGCGCGTGCAACACCGCCTTCTCGTCCGGCGTGCAATCGGATTCCTGCGTGTCGAGCCGTTTCACGGTGAAGTATTTGTCGGTCTGCGAAATCTGGACGTGCTTCTTCACCGCGAGACTGACCAGCGCCGTCGCGAACGTTTGATTGTCGAACCCCATGCGTGTGAGGTAGCGCATCGCGGCGGGGCCGAATTCCTTGGGTGGCTCGGACCGCGCGCGAAATTCGCCCGGCGCGGGGTCTTTGCCGACGAGCGTCCACGCAAAGACGAAATACGCGAAGGTAAGCACGGTACCCAGGAGACTGACACGAATGGCGTAGTTGTCCGAGGCCCATTTCCTGACGGTTGCGGCAAATGCCGGGCGATCTACGAGGCCCTTCGGGAAAATTATGGAGATTGTGAACCCTTCCTGCGCATACAGCGAGCGCGTCGTGCGAAAGACCACGTCGTTGCCGGGCCCCATCGTCCACTCGTACGCCTGTTCGGTGGACCCTTTCGCGCCGGTGAACCCGTTCATGCGCACGTCGCGCGATGGCAGCGGCCGCTCGAACCGGACACGCGCCTCGACAGCCTCGATGGGGAATTCCCACCCGTTGCCGGTGACGTTCCAATACAGTTCGTCCTCGTTGTCCCAGTACGCGAGTTGGTGCTGCGTGCGGTAGGTGATCGAGTAGGTATGTTCGCCGGGCGGCACGAACGCGTCCGGATCGCCAATATAGGTGCGCACGCCGTTGGTCTTCATTTCTTCGTGGTGCGGCACCGGCGCGCCGTCGAGCGTGACGTCCTGCAACTCGAACGTTGTCGTGAACCGCGTCAGCCACGGTGTCCTGTAATTGTTCGGAAAGTCGCGGTAGATCGTCGGGAAATCGCGAAAGATGCCGTGCTTGATACCGACGCCGAGCACGTAAACGCGAATCGTCTCGCGAACAAGCAACGAAGCGTCCGCGTTGACGGTGATGTCGGCGTGGTACGAGAGAATGCGCTCGCTTTCGTTCTCCTGGGCAACGGCGGAGCATACGACAAGGCACGCCGCGGCAATCGCGAGCGGACGGATCACGCCTGTTCTCCGTCGCTGGTTTGGCGGTCGGGGGGGCGGTCCGCGACCGGGGCTTTGGGCGGCGAGATGAATTCAATGCCGGCTTCGCGGAAGGCATGTTCGATCATGTGGCGGAGGTCGCTCCCAACGACGCGGCCGTCGGGTGTGATGCGCAAATCGAGCCAGAAGTTTACCTCGAATACGAACGCATTGTCGGCGAACTCGATGAACAATACGGACGGCCCCGGCGTTTTCAGTACGTTGCCGTGGTCCTCCAGCGCTTTCATGATCAACCGCGTAGCGTCTCGCGTGTTGGTCTCGTGGGCCACTTTAACGACGAACGAGAACCGCGCCCTGCTGTCGCCGTGCGTCCAGTTGACGACGTTCTTTTCGAGGAACGCGCTGTTCGGCACCAGGATATCCACACCGCTGAACGTCGCGACGCGCGAACAACGCGCGCCGATCTCCGCAATCAGGCCCCGATGACCGTCCACCTCGACGATATCGCCGATCTTAATCGGTCTCTCGACCATGAGAATCATGCCGCTGATGAAATTGTTGATAAGCGTCTGCGCGCCAAACCCGACGCCAATCGCGAGCGCGCCGCCGAAAAACGTGAACACCGTCAATGGGATATTGACGATGCTCAGCGCGAACAGCACGATCATCACGAGCAGGCCGTAATGCAACACGCGCTCGATTGTCGCTGCCGCCGTCCGGTCGATGTGCGGGCGCGCGTTAAAGGCGCGGCGCACCAGACGCGTGAGCACGCGCGTGGCCGCGAACCCCAGCGCGAGGATGATGAGCGCTATGCCGATCTTCTTCAGCGTCAGCGGCTGCCCGTCAATATTGACTATTTCCTTGTCCCACAGCATTTGGGCGGTCTCGCCGATCTGTTGCAGCCGCTCGCCCAGCGACTGCCGCTGTTCGACGGCGGCGATTTCCGCCAGGACCCGTTGGGTCAGCTTGTCCGCGCGGTCGTTCGCCGCGAGCGACACGGCGAGTTGATCGAGCTGCCCGGTCCGCAGCTTCAGGAACTGCTGCGTGTTATCGAGCGAGTTCACGCTCTGCTGCATCCGCGCGAGCCGGTTGCTCAACTCGCGCACTTCCGCGCGGAGCACATCCTCCCGCGTTTCCTGCACGCGGCGCGCGACGCCGAGCGAGTCCAGATAGTCCTGCAGGCGTTGGCGCTGCTGGCGCAGCGGGAATTCCTTGGGCGCCATGTGCAGGCTGTACCGCGCGCTCCAAATCTCGGTGAGGTGGTAAATCGTGTCCATTTGTTCGCGCAGAAGCGATGCCTTCCCCTGCGCCGCTTCCGCCTCGACCTTGCGCAGTTCGAGGATCGACTGATTGACGGCGTACTCCTCGTCCTCGACGGAATTCTCGAAGGCCGTGCGCGCCTCTTCGAGGCGCTTCTTTGTCTTGTCGCGTTGCGCTTCGGCGGCGCTGCGCTCCTTCTCGAGCGCTTCGCGCTCGGTTGTCAGCTCCGCGCGGCGCGCCTCCAAATCCTCGGGACGGTACTGCTCCTTCGATTCCGCGTCTTTCTGTTTGCGTTCGGCAAGATCAAGCTCCCTGTCGCGCAGGTCGAGCCGGGCCTCGGCCAACTTGAGCGCATCCTGCGCGTGTGCGACGCGCGCCTGCCACAGGTCGCGTTGGGCCGCGGCAGCCTGCATGGCCCACTCGAGTTTCGCGCTCTGCGCCGCGTCCTTGTTCGTGACGTGTTTCTCGTTCGCCACGGCGTAATCGCCTTGCCGGCCTTTAAGTTCGGCGGAGGCGTTCGCGGCGAGTTCCTTGACCTGATCGACCCCGCGGCGCGCAATCTCGCGTTGGGTCGTGCGGGCATCGAGCGCGTCGCGGTACGTATCCACCACCCACGGCGCGTACGGCGGCGGGTCCGGAAGACCCGAATAGGAACCAATCTCCGCTTCCGCCGCGGCGATGGAACGCCGCGTCTCGGCCATTGCGTCGAGCGCATCGACGTGCTCCTCGAAGACGGAGCGCGTCTCGCGCAGGCGGAGCGCGTAGTCGTGCAACTCCTGAATCGGCACGCCGATTCGCGCCGCCTGCTCGTCGGTCGCCGTTGCCTCCGCCTGCTGAATCCTCTGGTCGTACGACTCGAGCTGTTCGCGCAGCTTGGCGCGCGTTTCCGCGGCGGGGTCGGTCGGCGGCGGCGTATCGACTGGGGCGGACTCCGCGCCCAGCGCGCAAAGCAGCGCGTGACCGAGCGCGAAGTGCAGCAAGGCAATTCTAGTCGTGCGAGAAACCGTCATGGACACGATCCGGTGTGGCGATGCTCCTTCGCATCGTAAGTACTCGCTTCCCGCCGTGTCAATCGATTGCACGGTATGCGGCGGGTAGTTACCATACCGGCCCATGAACGACCGCGTAACGGCGCCCCGCCAGAAGACCGTGCTTCCCACCAATGTCCCGCCCGCGCCGGAAGAACTGTGGAAGCGGAAATATGAGTCGTTCGGGCTCGTTTTCGCGCGCTTCCTGGCGCTGTTGACGATTATCGCCGCGCCGATCACCGGATCGGCGATTCTGGCGACGCTCGCCATCGTTGCGTTTGTGTTGCAGATACTCACAAACCAGGTTCGGCGGTCCATGTTTGTCCGAAATCTGTATGGACTGCCGTGCCTGCGGCCGGACCAGCCCGTCGCGCCCGATCCCGCGGCGTGGCCGGGCGTCTCGTTCATCTCGCCCGCGCGCAACGAAGAAGCAGGAATAGAAGTGGCGGCGCGCAGCGTCGCAGCGTTGGATTATCCCGACATCGAGGTCATCTACGTCGACGACCATTCGACGGACTCGACGCCGGCGATTCTCGACCGGCTCGCGGCGGAGTTTCCGCGGCTGCGGGTCCTGCACGATCCGCCGTCGCAGGAGGGCTGGCTCGGCAAGGCGAACGCCGTATGGCATGGGCTGGCCGATAGCGACGCGTCCAAACCCTGGGTCGTGTTGGCCGACGCGGACGTCGTGTTCGAGCCGGGCGCCCTGCGCCAGGCCATCGCGCTGGCCGTCGCGAACAAGCTCGACTTTCTGACGTGCGTCGCGTACATCGACAACGGATCGTTGGGCGAAGAACTGTACATGCCCTGCGCGTGGGCGGGCATTATCCAAGGGTCGCACTACAACCGGCTCAACGAACCGCGCACGCCCGCCATCGGCATTGGCGCGTTCACCTTGGTCAAACGCTCGATCTACCTGTCGAGCGGCGGGCATGCCGCAATTTACGATCGGCACCCGGAAGATACGCTGCTCGCCGCGCTCGTCCGTAAGCATGGCGGCAACATGGGGGTGTGCTGGACGCCGTCGATGATCCGCGTGCGCATCTACCGCGGGTTCAACCAACTGCAGCAATTCATCGTGCGGAAGATTCGCATGCAGTCGGAGGACCGGATAGCACGGATGGGAAATCGAGTCGTCTACCTGCTGATTCAGGACGTGCTGCCGCTGCCGATGTTCGTGGCCGCGTGCGTCCGCCAGATCGCGATTGGCGATTTCAGTTTCTCGATGACGTTCTATGCGATCATGGCGCTAATAACGTACCTGACAAACGTCGGCGCGTTCGAAAAGTTTCGGCACATTGCGCGCATGCGGCGGTATCTCGAGTGGTTCCATCCCATTGGCGGGCTGTTGCGCATCTATTTTTACATCGTCGCGGCGCTTCAAGTGGCCGCGCGCAGGGGGATGGAATGGCGCGGGCGGGACTACACGCACCGTTAAGCGACGCGCACGCACACCTTTCCGAAATGCTTTCCCGCGGCCATGTACTCGACGGCGGCGTGGATGTCCACCATAGGGAACACGCGATCGACGACCGGCTTGAGTTCGTGCAGCGCGATGGCGCGGTTCATGTCCTCGAATGAATCGCGCGGCCCGACGATGACGCCCTGCACGCGGATGTCCTGCATCAGGATGGGCGTGAGGTTCAGTGGCGCCTCGGGGCCGGACAACACGCCGATGAGACTGATCGTGCCGCCCATCTTGACACAGCGCATCGATTGCGTCAGCGTGCCGGTGCCGCCGACTTCAATGACATGATCGACGCCGTCGCCGCCGGTCAATTCGCGCACCTGTTTGGACCAGTTCGGGTTCGTCGCGTAGTTGATGCCGTGCGCCGCGCCAAGCGCCTTCGCCCGCGCGAGTTTATCGTCGCTGCTCGACGTGACGATAACCGTCGCGCCCATCATGCGCGCGAATTGCAGCGCAAAGACCGAGACGCCGCCGGTGCCGAGCACGAGGACGGAATCGCCCGGCCTGGTATGGCTATGCCGCACCAGCGCGCTCCACGCGGTGAGGGCGGCGCAAGGAAGCGCCGCCGCTTCTTCGTTCGTCAAATGTTCGGGAATTTTCACGACGCCATCTTCGTGCAGCACGACTTGCTCGGCCAGCATGCCGTCGAGTGGACCGCCCAATGTCGTGTTCAACAGTTTCTCGCGCGATGGCGGGCCGGCAATCCATCCTTGGGCAAAACACCCCGCCACGCGGTCGCCGGCTTTTATGCGCGTCACGCCATCGCCAATCGCGGCGACCTCGCCTGCGCCGTCCGAACATGGAATCAGCGGCAGTTTTTGTTTCGGATTGTAGAATCCCTGAATGGTGAGCAGGTCGCGATAATTGAGCGACGCTGCCTTTACATTGACGAGTACCTGGCCGGGACCGGGGGCGGGCGCGGGCCGCTCGCACACTTTCAAGTGTTCAAACCCGAACGCATCCCGAATCTCGACAACTTTCATACTGCTGCACCTCGCCCGTTTCCAAGACCCACGTTCCGCGCAGTATAGGCGGAGCGGCGCGCGCGGGCAACCGCCATTCAACACGGCACGCGCGCGTATGCTAAACTCCCGGCATTGCGAATCGCAGGGCATTTTACCGATACAACAGGATTGATGAATTCGTGACGCTACACTGCACATTAGGTTTCCTTGGCTTCGGCAATATGGGGCGAGCGATTGCCGTCGGACTGGTCGAAAAGGGCGCAATTGCGGCAGAGCATCTCGCCGTGTATGACGTGGATGCCGGCAAACAGCAGCAGGCCCGGGAGCTTGGCGCTGCGGTCCACGGAAATCCTTCCGAGCTTGCAGCGGCGAGCGATGTAATTCTGCTGGCCGTGAAGCCGCAAACGATGGCCGAGGCGCTCGAGCAACTCAAGTCAGGACTGGCACCGCGAACGCTTATCGTGTCGATTGCCGCGGGTGTCTCGATCGCGTTCATTGCGAAAAGGCTGGGGGAGCAGACCCGTGTCGTGCGTGTTATGCCGAACACCCCCGCGCTGGTGAATGCCGGGGCGGCGGGTATCGCGCTGGCGGCGAATTGCACCGCGGAAGACCAGGGAATCGCGCGCGCGATTTTCGAGTCGATCGGCGTGGTCGAATTTGTCAACGAACCACTAATCGACGCCGTGACCGCGTTGAGCGGCAGCGGGCCGGCCTATTTCTTCTACATGGTCGAGTGTCTCGTGAAGGCCGCGCAACAACAGGGACTAACGGAAAAGCAGGCCACCGCGCTCGCCACGCAAACGCTGTTGGGTTCGGGGCTCCTGTTGCAGCAGTCCGGTGAAAGCGCCGCCACGTTGCGCGAGCGCGTCACGTCGAAGGGTGGCACCACCGAAGCCGCGCTCAAGACGTTTCGCGAGAAGGGTCTTGAGGGCGCGATAGCCGCAGGTGTGCAGGCCGCCGTGGCCCGCGCAAAGGAATTGGGGCAATAACATGCGTGGTTTGAGACACATGCTGCTTGCGATGGCGGCGGCGGCGTTTCTGTCCGGGTGTCCGTGCAACGATACCGTGTATTTTCTGGTGTCGGAATTGAAGACGACGCACGGCGATTCGTATATCCTTCCGCTCACCGATCCCGACGACATTGCAGCCGCGCGCGCTATTGCCGCCGACCCGGGCGAAGCGACAGCGCGAATCGTCGTCGCGACGATCGGCAAATGCGCTGACTGCAAGTACATCAACCGCGATCTGCTGCAAGGCGGCAGGAAATGGTCGTGGTGCGTGACCGGGTTTGAGGCGTTCGCCGAGAATACAATCGAGATTTACGACGGCTGGCCCACATTCGTCGAGGACGACGTGGACGGCTGGATCGAAAATACAAACGGCGTGATCGGGTTCTGGTCGTATACGGTCACGCGCGAACTGACGCCGTGGGAAGTTCTTAGCGGACGCCTGGCAGATTGATGAATAGTTGCTGCGCCGCAACGTCTGGTTTGGAGCACGTTGAATGAAACAAGACAGGGTAATCTCGGAGGTCTTGGGCGAGGAAATCGCGCTTTCGCCGAGCGATTTGCTGAATCAGCAGTTCAAGCGCGCCGGTTTTGGCGGCTATCAACGGCGGCAGGTGGACGATTTTATCGAGCGGGTCGCCGACGTGCTGGAAGGGTTGATCAACCAGGTGCGACAGCTCAAGGAGAAGAACGAGGAACAGCGGCGCGCCATCGCCGAGTACGAGGAGATCGAGGCCGCGCTGCGCAACACGCTGATGACCTCGCAGCACCACGGCAACCAGATTCTCGATGCCGCGCGCCGGGAAGCGCACGTGATTATCGAAGAAGCGAAACTGAAACGCGCCCAGGCGCAGTCCGACGCGACGAAGCTTCCCACGCACCTGGCGCGCGACATCCAACTGCTCGAACAGCAGCGATCGCGATTGCGCGTCGAGCTGCTCGCCATTCTCGAAACGCACCGAAAGCTTATTGACAGTCTGGTTCCCGCCGATGTCGCCACGACGCCCATGGGATTCTTCGAGGTGGGCGATCCGCTGGGTTTCCCGAACGACGCGCCGCTCGCATACGCCGAAGAACCCATCAAGCCCGCGCTGGAAAGTAAGTCGCGCGACAGGGCGGAGGAGATGGAACCGGATTCCGCCGGCGAGGATCAATCGATGGAAACGCCGATGCCAGATTTGGCAGGGGATGGACTGGAAGCGGCGGAACGGGACGAAAACCACGAGCGATAGTATGATTGCGAGTCTTCTTGTAGGTGTCTGCTCCGCGCTCTCCGCCGAACAATCGGTCGAAGCTTTCTTTGCCGAGTTCGCGGCAAAGCGCGAACACATACAGTCGCTTTCCGCGACATTCCGCCAGGAGGAGCGCTCCGTCGACGAAGACAAGGTCAGCGGCGGCCGGATTGTTTTCGTGAAACCGAAGCAACTCCTGTTCGAGTACCTCGATCCAAAGATTACGTACGCCATCGACGGTATGCGCGTGTACGAGTACGAGGCCGAGTTGGAGCAGGTGCAAGCGTACGACGTCGAAGACAGCGCGCAGGCCGACGCGTTTTTCATTGCGTTTGACAACGACGCGGGCCGCCTGCGCGAAGCGTATAACGCGACGCTCGTCGAAGCCGGGCCGGACGCTTGCGGTCAGCGCGTTCTGAAGCTGGCGCCGAAGACCCCCGCGTCGGCGGACGATGCGCTCGCGCAGCCGTACAAGGAGATTCGTCTCTATCTCCGGCAGGACGATTTGCTGCCGTGCAGAATGCACGCCGTCGTGGACGACGAGACGTCCGTGATCGTCGATATCGATCACTACAAGATCAACGAGGCCAACACCGACAATTCAATTCGCTTTCATGTTCCCGAGGGGACAAAGATCATCATCAACGAGGCCGATGTCGAGGTGGCGGGACCCGGCGGCAAGGATCTGCCCGTGCCGCCCGCGGACGCGGCTGCCGAGTCCGAACGGAAGTAATGCGCATCGTCCTTGCCTCGGGGTCTCCGCGCCGCCGCGCGCTACTCGCCGCATTGGGAATCGAAATTGAAGTCATTCCGAGCGGCGCGCAGGAAATTGACGAAGGCGATACACCCGAGCGAATCGTCATCGAGAACGCGAAGCGCAAACGCGACGACGTGGTTGGCGGGCTCGATTCGCCCGCGCTGGTCATTGCCGCGGACACGCTCGTGTTCCTCGACGGCCGCGTCCTCAGCAAGCCAAACGATATCGACGATGCCCGCGCGATGCTGCGGCGCCTGTCCGGCCGCACGCACGACGTGCTCACCGGAATCGCGGTGACCGATGCACACTCCGGGCGCAGTGCGGAGGGGTACGAGCGGACCGGCGTAACGTTTTGCGACTTGTCCGATGCCGAGATCGGCCACTTCGTCCACGCCGTGAAGCCGCTCGACCGCGCGGGCGCCTACACCGTGGACGGCCCCGGGAGTCTTCTCGTTGCGCGGTACGACGGGTGTTATCAAAACGTGCTGGGCCTGCCGATGGTGCGTT
This window of the Candidatus Hydrogenedentota bacterium genome carries:
- a CDS encoding DivIVA domain-containing protein, which gives rise to MKQDRVISEVLGEEIALSPSDLLNQQFKRAGFGGYQRRQVDDFIERVADVLEGLINQVRQLKEKNEEQRRAIAEYEEIEAALRNTLMTSQHHGNQILDAARREAHVIIEEAKLKRAQAQSDATKLPTHLARDIQLLEQQRSRLRVELLAILETHRKLIDSLVPADVATTPMGFFEVGDPLGFPNDAPLAYAEEPIKPALESKSRDRAEEMEPDSAGEDQSMETPMPDLAGDGLEAAERDENHER
- a CDS encoding NAD(P)-dependent alcohol dehydrogenase, which encodes MKVVEIRDAFGFEHLKVCERPAPAPGPGQVLVNVKAASLNYRDLLTIQGFYNPKQKLPLIPCSDGAGEVAAIGDGVTRIKAGDRVAGCFAQGWIAGPPSREKLLNTTLGGPLDGMLAEQVVLHEDGVVKIPEHLTNEEAAALPCAALTAWSALVRHSHTRPGDSVLVLGTGGVSVFALQFARMMGATVIVTSSSDDKLARAKALGAAHGINYATNPNWSKQVRELTGGDGVDHVIEVGGTGTLTQSMRCVKMGGTISLIGVLSGPEAPLNLTPILMQDIRVQGVIVGPRDSFEDMNRAIALHELKPVVDRVFPMVDIHAAVEYMAAGKHFGKVCVRVA
- a CDS encoding pyrroline-5-carboxylate reductase, encoding MGRAIAVGLVEKGAIAAEHLAVYDVDAGKQQQARELGAAVHGNPSELAAASDVILLAVKPQTMAEALEQLKSGLAPRTLIVSIAAGVSIAFIAKRLGEQTRVVRVMPNTPALVNAGAAGIALAANCTAEDQGIARAIFESIGVVEFVNEPLIDAVTALSGSGPAYFFYMVECLVKAAQQQGLTEKQATALATQTLLGSGLLLQQSGESAATLRERVTSKGGTTEAALKTFREKGLEGAIAAGVQAAVARAKELGQ
- the maf gene encoding septum formation protein Maf — protein: MRIVLASGSPRRRALLAALGIEIEVIPSGAQEIDEGDTPERIVIENAKRKRDDVVGGLDSPALVIAADTLVFLDGRVLSKPNDIDDARAMLRRLSGRTHDVLTGIAVTDAHSGRSAEGYERTGVTFCDLSDAEIGHFVHAVKPLDRAGAYTVDGPGSLLVARYDGCYQNVLGLPMVRLQKLLLDLGHDLFELMDGPRSVFL
- a CDS encoding glycosyltransferase, with translation MNDRVTAPRQKTVLPTNVPPAPEELWKRKYESFGLVFARFLALLTIIAAPITGSAILATLAIVAFVLQILTNQVRRSMFVRNLYGLPCLRPDQPVAPDPAAWPGVSFISPARNEEAGIEVAARSVAALDYPDIEVIYVDDHSTDSTPAILDRLAAEFPRLRVLHDPPSQEGWLGKANAVWHGLADSDASKPWVVLADADVVFEPGALRQAIALAVANKLDFLTCVAYIDNGSLGEELYMPCAWAGIIQGSHYNRLNEPRTPAIGIGAFTLVKRSIYLSSGGHAAIYDRHPEDTLLAALVRKHGGNMGVCWTPSMIRVRIYRGFNQLQQFIVRKIRMQSEDRIARMGNRVVYLLIQDVLPLPMFVAACVRQIAIGDFSFSMTFYAIMALITYLTNVGAFEKFRHIARMRRYLEWFHPIGGLLRIYFYIVAALQVAARRGMEWRGRDYTHR
- a CDS encoding mechanosensitive ion channel, which translates into the protein MTVSRTTRIALLHFALGHALLCALGAESAPVDTPPPTDPAAETRAKLREQLESYDQRIQQAEATATDEQAARIGVPIQELHDYALRLRETRSVFEEHVDALDAMAETRRSIAAAEAEIGSYSGLPDPPPYAPWVVDTYRDALDARTTQREIARRGVDQVKELAANASAELKGRQGDYAVANEKHVTNKDAAQSAKLEWAMQAAAAQRDLWQARVAHAQDALKLAEARLDLRDRELDLAERKQKDAESKEQYRPEDLEARRAELTTEREALEKERSAAEAQRDKTKKRLEEARTAFENSVEDEEYAVNQSILELRKVEAEAAQGKASLLREQMDTIYHLTEIWSARYSLHMAPKEFPLRQQRQRLQDYLDSLGVARRVQETREDVLRAEVRELSNRLARMQQSVNSLDNTQQFLKLRTGQLDQLAVSLAANDRADKLTQRVLAEIAAVEQRQSLGERLQQIGETAQMLWDKEIVNIDGQPLTLKKIGIALIILALGFAATRVLTRLVRRAFNARPHIDRTAAATIERVLHYGLLVMIVLFALSIVNIPLTVFTFFGGALAIGVGFGAQTLINNFISGMILMVERPIKIGDIVEVDGHRGLIAEIGARCSRVATFSGVDILVPNSAFLEKNVVNWTHGDSRARFSFVVKVAHETNTRDATRLIMKALEDHGNVLKTPGPSVLFIEFADNAFVFEVNFWLDLRITPDGRVVGSDLRHMIEHAFREAGIEFISPPKAPVADRPPDRQTSDGEQA
- a CDS encoding DUF2207 domain-containing protein — protein: MIRPLAIAAACLVVCSAVAQENESERILSYHADITVNADASLLVRETIRVYVLGVGIKHGIFRDFPTIYRDFPNNYRTPWLTRFTTTFELQDVTLDGAPVPHHEEMKTNGVRTYIGDPDAFVPPGEHTYSITYRTQHQLAYWDNEDELYWNVTGNGWEFPIEAVEARVRFERPLPSRDVRMNGFTGAKGSTEQAYEWTMGPGNDVVFRTTRSLYAQEGFTISIIFPKGLVDRPAFAATVRKWASDNYAIRVSLLGTVLTFAYFVFAWTLVGKDPAPGEFRARSEPPKEFGPAAMRYLTRMGFDNQTFATALVSLAVKKHVQISQTDKYFTVKRLDTQESDCTPDEKAVLHALLRKGDSVTFKQANHARISKAIKACHDALRAQYETRYFITNAGYALPGTLLAMGTIGAALFLSPHQADKPILFLGIWLTFWSLGCFLLAHMVVAAWRLAFKGIGQFASALFITAFAAPFFAAEIFVTAIMFGSNAFWVLPLIVVLAAMNWLFYQLMKSPTKLGRRALDEIDGFRAYLDGGRNLPQSATMTTPEAIEFNAYFPYAMALDLDTEWAGRFAAELEGAQRDDPRHNAYRPYWYDGDLWDRRGMSSFSGSIASAMSSEISSSSIAPGTSSGGSSGGSSGGSSGGGGGGGGGGGW
- a CDS encoding outer membrane lipoprotein carrier protein LolA, yielding MIASLLVGVCSALSAEQSVEAFFAEFAAKREHIQSLSATFRQEERSVDEDKVSGGRIVFVKPKQLLFEYLDPKITYAIDGMRVYEYEAELEQVQAYDVEDSAQADAFFIAFDNDAGRLREAYNATLVEAGPDACGQRVLKLAPKTPASADDALAQPYKEIRLYLRQDDLLPCRMHAVVDDETSVIVDIDHYKINEANTDNSIRFHVPEGTKIIINEADVEVAGPGGKDLPVPPADAAAESERK